Below is a window of Agrobacterium vitis DNA.
GCGAGCGCGAAGCGCTGGACAAGCTGCGCGAAACCGCAAACAAAAACAAGGCTTTGACCTCGCTGATCGGTCAGGGCTATTACGGCACCATCACGCCGCCGGTCATCCAGCGCAATATTCTGGAAAACCCGGCGTGGTACACCGCCTATACGCCCTACCAGCCGGAAATCTCCCAAGGTCGCTTGGAAGCGCTGCTCAACTTCCAAACCATGATCTGCGATCTGACCGGGCTGGACGTTGCCAACGCATCCTTGCTGGATGAGGCAACCGCTGCTGCGGAAGCCATGGCCATGGCGGAGCGCGTTGCAAAATCCAAGGCCAAGGCCTTCTTTGTCGATGCCAATTGCCATCCGCAGACCATTGCCGTCATCCAAACCCGCGCCGAGCCTTTGGGCTGGGGGGTCGTGGTCGGCAATCCCTTCACCGATCTCAACCCCGGCGAAGTGTTTGGTGCGCTGTTTCAATATCCCGGCACGCATGGCCATGTCAGCGATTTTACCCCGCTGATCAACGCCCTGCACAATGCGCAAGCCATTGCAGCCGTGGCGGCTGACCCGCTGGCGCTGCTGTTGCTGAAATCCCCCGGTGAAATGGGTGCCGATATTGCCATTGGCTCCAGCCAGCGCTTTGGTGTTCCTGTCGGCTATGGTGGCCCGCACGCCGCCTATATGGCCGTCAGGGACGCCATCAAGCGTTCCATGCCGGGCCGCCTTGTCGGCGTATCTGTGGATTCGCGCGGCAACCGTGCCTATCGCCTGTCGCTCCAGACGCGCGAGCAGCATATCCGCCGCGAAAAGGCCACCTCCAACATCTGCACAGCCCAAGTGCTGCTGGCGGTCATGGCCTCGATGTATGCGGTGTTCCACGGTCCGCAAGGCTTGAAGGCCATTGCCCAGCAGGTGCATCAGAAAACCGTTCTGCTGGCCAAGGGCTTGGAAAAGCTCGGCTTTACCATTGAGCCAGAGACCTTCTTCGACACCATCACGCTGGAAGTGGGCCATATGCAGGGCCTCATTCTGCGGGCGGCTGTGGCTGAAGGCGTTAACCTGCGCAAGGTCGGCACAACAAAAATCGGCATCTCGCTGGACGAGCGCACCCGCCCTGCCACGCTGGAAGCCGTTTGGCGCGCCTTTGGCGGCAATTTTGCGGTGGGAGATTTCACCCCGGATTATCGCCTGCCCACCAGCCTGCTGCGCACCAGCCAGTACCTGACGCACCCGATCTTCCACATGAACCGCGCGGAAAGCGAAATGACTCGCTACATCCGCCGCCTGTCGGATCGCGATCTGGCGCTGGACCGGGCGATGATTCCGCTTGGCTCCTGCACCATGAAGCTGAACGCCACAGCCGAAATGCTGCCAATCACCTGGCCGGAATTTTCCGACATCCACCCCTTTGCCCCAACCGATCAGGCCTTGGGCTATAAGGAAATGATCGACGATCTCTCGGAAAAGCTCTGCGCCGTGACCGGCTATGATGCCATTTCGATGCAGCCAAACTCCGGCGCGCAAGGCGAATATGCGGGTCTTTTGACCATCCGCAACTATCACCTCGCCAAGGGCGATACGCACCGCACCGTCTGCCTCATTCCAACCTCGGCCCATGGCACCAACCCGGCATCTGCCCAGATGGCGGGCATGCTGGTGGTTCCAGTCAAGGCGCTGGACAATGGCGATGTGGATCTCAATGATTTTCGCGCTAAAGCAGAGCAGCACTCCGCAAACCTGTCTTGCTGCATGATCACCTACCCCTCCACCCACGGCGTGTTTGAAGAAACCGTGCGGGAAATCTGCGAGATCACCCATGCCCATGGCGGGCAGGTCTATCTCGACGGTGCCAATATGAACGCCATGGTCGGCATTTCCCGCCCCGGTGATATTGGCTCGGACGTTTCCCACCTCAACCTGCACAAAACCTTCTGCATTCCGCACGGCGGCGGTGGTCCGGGCATGGGGCCGATTGGCGTCAAAGCCCATCTCACCCCTTACCTTCCCGGACATGTGGAAACCGATGGTCGCCCCGGCGCGGTTTCGGCTGCCCCTTATGGCTCGCCGTCCATCCTTCCCATCAGCTGGTCCTACTGCCTGATGATGGGTGGCGAAGGCCTCACACAAGCCACAAAGGTTGCGATCCTCAACGCCAACTACATCGCCGCCCGCCTCACCGGGGCCTATGATGTGCTCTACACCTCCGCCTCTGGCCGGGTGGCGCACGAGTGCATCATCGACACCCGCCCGCTGGCCGACAGCGCTGGTGTGACGGTGGATGACGTTGCCAAACGCCTGATCGATTGCGGCTTCCACGCCCCCACCATGAGCTGGCCCGTGGCTGGCACGCTGATGATTGAGCCAACAGAATCGGAAACCAAAGCCGAGCTGGACCGCTTCTGCACAGCCATGCTGGCAATCCGCGAAGAAGCCCGCGCCATTGAAGACGGCCGGATGGACAAGACCAACAACCCGCTGAAAAACGCACCGCACACGGTGGAAGATCTGGTTGGTGAATGGGATCGTCCTTACAGCCGCGATCAGGCCTGCTACCCACCGGGTGCGTTCCGCGTGGACAAATACTGGTCTTCCGTCAACCGCGTGGACAATGTCTACGGCGACCGCAATCTGGTGTGCACCTGCCCGCCGATGAGCGAGTATGCAGAAGCCGCGGAATAAGGCATGACATAGCGTGCGACCCTGCCGTCCACTTTCGTCGGGCGGCAGGACCTATTCTTTATGCGGTCGGATTTTACGACCAAAGACTGCAATTTTTGATTGTTTTTGTGCCAATTTCCCCCGAAGTGGAATTCGGCCCTTCTGTCCGCAGTTCAAAAAGAAGCTGTTATACCTAACAATTATGCTATATTAAGCGCTTCGTATCATCGACCATCCGCCTGCAGGCGTCTCTACGTGTAAGCGACAGAATAGGAAGATCCATTGACCCGTTTTCTCACCAGCCTTGCCCTTACCTCTGCCCTGATCCTCTCGGCCCACCAGAGCTTTGCTCAGGCACCGAACAGCGATCGTTGCGTCAAGGGCGGCATGAGCGATTGCCAATCGAAGCCTGGCAAACCGACACAGAAGAAAGCCGCCACCCACGAGCGCATGCATCAAAACAAGATGCCTCCTCAAAAAGCGGCAAAACAGCATCGCGGCAAATCGGTGGACCCGATGACAACCTGCGCCATGGGTTCAAAGTCCCCCTGCAAGCCGCAGCGGCCATAATCAAAATGGCGGGGGTGAACAGGTCACCCTCGCCTCGTCTCGACGTGTCTATTTCTCGCCGATGGACGGACTGAAAACCATCAGGCTGAGGATTTCGAACAGCACCTGTGCGCCCGCATGCGCCGTATTGGTGTTGCTGTCATATTGCGGTGCGACTTCCACCACATCGCCGCCGACAAGGTTGACGCCTTTCAGACCGCGCAGCAATTCCAGCACCTCGCGCGTGGTCAAGCCGCCAACCTCGGGCGTGCCGGTTCCCGGCGCAAAAGCCGGATCGAGACTGTCGATATCAAAAGACAGATAGGTCGGACCATCACCGACCACCTGCAAAGCCTTGGCGATCACCGCTGGAATGCCAAGCACTGAAATCTCCTCGGCATGAATAACCGTCATGCCGCTTTCATAGCTGAATTCCCAGAGATATTCCGCCGGTCCGCGAATGCCGATCTGCACCGTGCGCGTTGGGTCCAACACGCCATCCAGCACCGCATTGCGAAACGGACCGCCATGGTGAAACTTGGTCTGATCGAACAGGCCACTGGTATCGCAATGAGCATCGATATGAATAAGCCCGACAGGTCGGTCTTTTCCAACGGCCTTCAGGATCGGATGGGTGATTGAGTGATCGCCACCGACACTGAGCGGCACCACTCCTTGCGCCACCATCTGGCCAATACGGTTTTCAATATCGACATGGCTCTGTTCCAGCCGATAGCGGCTGGCAAACGGCACGTCACCGACATCCGCCACCTTCAACTCATGCACAGGCGCGCAATCCAGCACATGGTTATATGGCCCGATCCGCTCAATGGTGCGCAGGGCCCGTGGCCCGAAGCGGGAACCAGGGCGGTTGGTGACGCCAAGGTCCATCGGCACACCGATGATCCCCACGTCCAGACCGCCGAAATCCGGATTCTCCGCTTCGACCTGTCGATAGGGTGCCGATAGAAATGTCGGAATGCCCGAATAAGGAGCAAGCCTCGTCCCCTTGCTGTCAAAGATTTTTTCCGCCACCCGCTTGAAGCGGGGATCAAACACTTCCCCGCCGGTTTCGCCGCCATATTTACGTCGCAACGCGTCGAGCTTTTCATTGTCGAAGGCCATAATCGTCACCTTTTCCAGACAGTTTTCAACCAGCCAACGTAAATGTCCTCAACCGGTCCGGCAATGTCGCTATGGTCGGGCAATCGACATTGGCGAAGGCAAGCCGCAGATAGCCCTCCTGCCGCGACCCGAAAAATCCGCCGGGAACCGCCAGAATGCCTGCTCGCCGCGCCAGTTGTTCGGCGACATCGATGGATGCGGCCTGTCCGAACGGATGGCGGGCAAAGGCAAAATAAGCGCCGATCGATGCCAAATGCCATTGCGGCAAAAACTCGAAGGCGTGACGCAGCGCCACGGTACGCCGGGCGATCTCGGCGGCGTTGTCCGCCCGCCAACCATCCAGAACCGGCAAAGCCTTGGCAAGCGCGATCTGGGCAGCGCGCGGTGCGCAGATCTGCAAATTATCCATGATCTTGGCGATTTGCTCCACCACGGTTCTATCAGCGCAAATTGCCGCCAGGCGGTGACCGGGGATGGCGAAGGATTTCGAAAAACTGTAAATCTGGATCAGACCCTCCGGCCAATCAGGCTGCGAAAACAGATCATGCGGCCTGCCGAAATCAGGCTCGAGAAAATCGCGGTAGGTTTCATCGACAATCAGCCAGACACCATGGGCGCGGCAGAGCCGGTAGAGATCGGCAAGCAGGTCCTTCGGATAGACTGCACCGGTCGGATTGTTGGGCGTTACCAGCGCCAGCGCCTTGATGCCGCTTTTCACCACCTGTTCGGCCCGGTCGAGATCCGGCAGGAAACCGTTATCGCTGTCGCAGGGCAAAGCCACCGTTTCAATGCCCAGCATGGCGAGCGTCGTATCATGGTTGAAATAGAAGGGATCGGTCAGCGCGATCCGCTCACCTGCTCCCGCCAGCGCCATGGCAGCACAGATGAAAGCCTGGTTTGCACCGGCGGTAATGTGAATCTGCTCCGGCGTAAAACCTGCACCATAAAGCTCGGACAGATGCGTGCAGTAGGCCTGCCTGAGCACCAACTCCCCCTCGATTGCCCCATAGCCGCAGGCCTCGGCAGACCCCGCCGCCTGTGCGAGCCAGGCCAGCAGATCGGCATGCGGTGGATGGCCGGGCGCTGCCTGCGACAGATCGATCAACGGTCCAGCCGCTCCATCATAAGCGCGTCCCCAACCGAAAACCGAGGGAATAGGCGGCGTCGCGAGCCGGGCGACGCGCGGATTGAAGGAGGCAAGAGACATGGGAAGATCCATATTGGCGGGAGGAACATGAAATATATAGGCTGTCCCGACCGGTTGGCGCAATCACTGAGCCACCGGACCTGGATGTTCTTCCACAGAGACCCCGGAAATCGCCATCTGCTATATATATCAGTCTGATAACACCATTTCCGGATTCGTTTTATGAACAGTCCGATCCTTTCGCGGATTCCTCTCGTCCAGTAGGAGCCCCTAAAAGACCCACTTTTTTAAGGGGATTTTTTGTGTGCAGCGCAATGCGGGATAACCAAACAGTTAGAATGCTCTGCTATCATTGTCGTCATTGGCATACGCAATTGCGTTGCGAGACAAGCCAGGCAACGGTCAAGGCAGGCCGGTAGCAAACAGGAAGAACGGATATGTACCAGTATGATCTCGTGGTAATCGGCAGCGGTCCCGCAGGACGCCGGGCTGCCATTCAGGCCGCCAAGCTTTCCAAGAAGGTCCTGGTCATTGAGCGCGGCGGTCATGTCGGCGGGGTCTCCGTCCATACCGGCACCATCCCTTCCAAAACGCTGCGTGAAACGGCTCTCAACCTGACCGGCTGGCGCGAGCGCGGGTTTTATGGCCGCTCCTACCGCGTCAAGCAGGAAATCAGCGCCGATGACCTTCGCCGCCGGTTGCTGATTACCCTCGACCATGAAGTCGATGTGCTGGAACACCAGTTTTCCCGCAACCGAGTGCATCAGTTGCGCGGGCATGCCATCTTCCTTGATGCTCATACGCTTGAGGTCACCAAGGAAGACGGCGAAGTGCAGCGGGTCAGCGCCAATGCAATCCTGCTGGCAGTCGGCACCCGCCCCCACCGGCCTGCCCATATCGCCTTCGATGGCGTCAGCATTCTCGACAGCGATGATATCGTTCATATCAAGGACGTGCCGCGTTCCATGGTGGTGATCGGCGCGGGCGTTATCGGCATCGAATATGCGACGATCTTCAGCGCTCTGGATACCCAGGTGACAGTGGTTGAACCGCGCGACAGCATGCTGGATTTCATCGACAAGGAAATCGTCGAGGACTTTTCCTACCAGCTCCGTGACCGCAATATGAAGCTGATCTTCGGACAATCGGCGGAAAAGGTCGAAAAGGAAGATGGCAAATGTCGGGTGACGCTGAAGAATGGCCGAGTGCTGAATTCTGAAATGGTGCTGTTTGCCGCAGGCCGCGTCGGCGCCACCGATACGCTGAACCTTGCAGCCTGCGGGCTGGAGGCTGATAACCGTGGCCGGTTGAAGGTCAATCCGGAGACGTTCCAGACCGATGTTCCCAATATCTATGCCGCGGGTGACGTGGTCGGCTTTCCAAGCCTGGCCTCCACATCGATGGAACAGGGCCGCATCGCCGCCCGCCATGCGGTTGGCGCGCCCTCGGGTGAGCCACCGCAATATTTCCCCTACGGCATTTATGCCGTGCCGGAGATTTCCACCTGTGGACTGACCGAGGAAGAGGTCAAGCAACGCGCCATTCCCTACGAATGCGGCATCGCCCATTTCCGCGAGACCTCGCGTGGCCATATCATGGGCCTCGATAGCGGCATGTTGAAAATGATCTTCTCGCTGAAAACCCGCCGCCTGCTTGGCGTCCATATCGTTGGCGAAGGCGCAACCGAACTGGTTCATATTGGCCAGGCCGTGCTGAACCTGAAGGGAACAGTGGAATATTTCGTCGAGAACACCTTCAATTACCCGACGCTGGCCGAAGCCTACAAGATCGCCGGACTAGACGCCTGGAACCGGATGGGAGAACTGAAGGTCGAAAAAACCGTGAAAAATGCGGCGCAATAGGCTCGAAAAGCTGGCATTCGCCAAAGATAAAACTCTGCGCGCTTTTGCTAGACTATTCTAGAAAACCAGGCTGGCGCCATCGGTCGGGATATAAAGCCTTGCTCTCGCCTCTGGCGCTTGCCTCTGTGCGGCGGCGGCGAGATCGGCGCGGCTGACTGTGGCGTGGTCGACGGCGTCCAGATGGGTTGCGATGACCGTGGCCTGCGGCGCCAGTTGCAAGACCTCCATCACCATGGCGGCATCCATTACCAGCGGTCCACAGCCGTTCCATTCCGCACCGCAGGCGTGAACGACGATCACATCCGGTCGGTGATCGACAAGCACCTGGCGCACTGCATCGCACAGAATGGTATCGCCAGCCCAGTAAAGCACCGGCTCCCCGGCGGCCCGCAGCAGGAAGCCGCTGACGTCTCCCATATCCGCCAGCACCTCAGGCGGCCCATGCTGGCCATCTGTCGTTTCCAGACGAACGTCGCCAAGCTGTGTGGCACTTTCAAGCCCCATCACCCGCGAAAAGCCCAGGGCACGGATCGCCGCCACATCACGTGGGTGGCAGAACAACGCGATGTCAGGTGGCAATAACCGTATAGCAACATCGTCGAAATGATCGGAGTGAAGGTGCGAAACCAGCACCGCGTCAATGCCATGAAGCACCTGCTCGACCGGAATTGGCAGATCGACCAGTGGCGAGGTCAAGGCCCCACGATAGCTTCGGCCCTGCCCCTTTGGTGCAAGCCAAGGGTCAATCAGCAGCGTTTGCCCGGCCATCTTTAACCGCAGCGTGGCACTGCGGATCAATTCTATCTGCATGCCGCTCTCCAACCGCTCCGATGCTTCAACAGCCTTCTATCAAAGACAATTGATTCTCTGGAACCACCGGCCCTGCCGGGCGTCACCCCGCCTTTCAGAAAGACCGTCATCACCATAAAAAAACCGCCCCGAAGGGCGGTTTTATCATTACCGAAGTCGCAGAAGGATCGCTTATTCAGCGTCGCCTTCGTCAGCAGCCTTCTTCTTCGCAGCAGCCTTTTTCTTCGGAGCGGCTTCTTCGCCTTCAGCGGAAGCGTCTTCAGCCTTGGCAGCCTTCTTCTTGGCGGACTTCTTAGCAGGCTTGGTGTCGTCGCCGTCTTCGTCTTCGGCCAGCAGTTCTTCCTTGGTCACGGTCTTGTCCGTAACATTGACCTCGGAGATCAGCTTATCCATGACCTTTTCTTCAAAGATCGGAGCACGCAGCGAAGCAGAAGCGCCGGGCGTGTTGCGGAAGAAGTCGATGATCTGCTTTTCCTGGCCCGGGAACTGCTGCAACTGGGCGTAAAGCGCGCGCTGCATTTCTTCCTCGGTCACATCGATAGCGGCCTTTTCACCGATTTCGGAAAGAACCAGGCCGAGACGAACGCGACGTTCAGCCAGGGCGCGGTATTCTTCGCGAGCGGCGTCTTCCGTGGTCTCTTCATCTTCGAAGGTCTTGCCGGACTGCTGCAGATCGGTGTTGATCTGGCGCCAGATATTGTCGAACTCGGCATCGACCAGACGCGAAGGCGCCTCGAACTTGTACATCTCGTCCAGCTGATCAAGGATCTGACGCTTGATCTTCTGGCGCGTCACATTGCCGTACTGGCTTTCGATCTGGCCGCGGACGATTTCCTTCAGCTTGTCGACCGATTCCAGGCCGAGCTTGGTGGCCAGCTCGTCATTGATCTCGGTTTCGGCTGGAGCCGCAACTTCCTTGACGGTGATGTCGAAGGTGGCGTCCTTGCCAGCCAGGTTTGCAGCCGGATATTCGGTCGGGAAGGTCACGTTGATGACCTTTTCGTCGCCAGCCTTCAGGCCAACGAGCTGCTCTTCAAAGCCGGGAATGAAGCGGTTGGAGCCGATGACCAGCTCTGCATCTTCGTCCTTGCCGCCGTCGAAAGGAACGCCATCGACTTTGCCCAGGTAATCCATGGTGACGCGGTCGCCATCAGCAGCAGCACCGTCCTTGGTGGCGAAGGTCCGCGCGCTTTCGGCGATCTTCATGATCTGCTCGTTGACTTCGTCTTCCGACACTTCAACGACTTCACGAACGATCTTGATGCCATCAACCGGCTTCAATTCGATAGCGGGAATGACTTCATAGGCAAGCGTGAATTCGAAATCGGCCTGCGCATTGAGGATCTTGTCGGCTTCTGCCTCGTCCTCGGTCATCGCCACTTCCGGCTGGGTCGCGGACTTTTCGCCACGTTCAGACAGGATAGCGGAGGGACGGTCGCGAACGATTTCGTTGACCAGTTCGGCCATGACCGACTTGCCATACATCTTCTTCAGGTGACCTGCCGGTACCTTGCCCGGACGGAAACCGTTGATGCGAACCTTGTCCTTGACGTCGGCAAGGCGCTCATTCATCTGCGCTTCCATGTCAGCGGCCGGAATGATGACCTTGAGTTCGCGCTTCAGCCCTTCAGCGAGCGTTTCGATAACCTGCATGTTCTAACCTTCGTGTCGTGGCAGCCATGCTCGGACAGCCATGTGTTTCGTTGGCGCCCGTGCCCGGACAGCCGGTTCTTATCGTCTGGGCTGCGAGGCAGCCGGTGGTTCTCCACAGTGCCGTGCGTTTGATAAAACGCACAAGGAACGCTGTAATACTTTAAATTCGCTGGATAATCCCTTGAACCAATACCGGTTCAAGGGATTATCCAGCCAGCACGCCTCCGCTT
It encodes the following:
- the gcvP gene encoding aminomethyl-transferring glycine dehydrogenase, giving the protein MTTPTEFQFTDYQPYDFANRRHIGPSPAEMDEMLKVVGYDSLDGLIAATVPASIRQSAPLVWGKAMSEREALDKLRETANKNKALTSLIGQGYYGTITPPVIQRNILENPAWYTAYTPYQPEISQGRLEALLNFQTMICDLTGLDVANASLLDEATAAAEAMAMAERVAKSKAKAFFVDANCHPQTIAVIQTRAEPLGWGVVVGNPFTDLNPGEVFGALFQYPGTHGHVSDFTPLINALHNAQAIAAVAADPLALLLLKSPGEMGADIAIGSSQRFGVPVGYGGPHAAYMAVRDAIKRSMPGRLVGVSVDSRGNRAYRLSLQTREQHIRREKATSNICTAQVLLAVMASMYAVFHGPQGLKAIAQQVHQKTVLLAKGLEKLGFTIEPETFFDTITLEVGHMQGLILRAAVAEGVNLRKVGTTKIGISLDERTRPATLEAVWRAFGGNFAVGDFTPDYRLPTSLLRTSQYLTHPIFHMNRAESEMTRYIRRLSDRDLALDRAMIPLGSCTMKLNATAEMLPITWPEFSDIHPFAPTDQALGYKEMIDDLSEKLCAVTGYDAISMQPNSGAQGEYAGLLTIRNYHLAKGDTHRTVCLIPTSAHGTNPASAQMAGMLVVPVKALDNGDVDLNDFRAKAEQHSANLSCCMITYPSTHGVFEETVREICEITHAHGGQVYLDGANMNAMVGISRPGDIGSDVSHLNLHKTFCIPHGGGGPGMGPIGVKAHLTPYLPGHVETDGRPGAVSAAPYGSPSILPISWSYCLMMGGEGLTQATKVAILNANYIAARLTGAYDVLYTSASGRVAHECIIDTRPLADSAGVTVDDVAKRLIDCGFHAPTMSWPVAGTLMIEPTESETKAELDRFCTAMLAIREEARAIEDGRMDKTNNPLKNAPHTVEDLVGEWDRPYSRDQACYPPGAFRVDKYWSSVNRVDNVYGDRNLVCTCPPMSEYAEAAE
- a CDS encoding MBL fold metallo-hydrolase encodes the protein MQIELIRSATLRLKMAGQTLLIDPWLAPKGQGRSYRGALTSPLVDLPIPVEQVLHGIDAVLVSHLHSDHFDDVAIRLLPPDIALFCHPRDVAAIRALGFSRVMGLESATQLGDVRLETTDGQHGPPEVLADMGDVSGFLLRAAGEPVLYWAGDTILCDAVRQVLVDHRPDVIVVHACGAEWNGCGPLVMDAAMVMEVLQLAPQATVIATHLDAVDHATVSRADLAAAAQRQAPEARARLYIPTDGASLVF
- the speB gene encoding agmatinase, yielding MAFDNEKLDALRRKYGGETGGEVFDPRFKRVAEKIFDSKGTRLAPYSGIPTFLSAPYRQVEAENPDFGGLDVGIIGVPMDLGVTNRPGSRFGPRALRTIERIGPYNHVLDCAPVHELKVADVGDVPFASRYRLEQSHVDIENRIGQMVAQGVVPLSVGGDHSITHPILKAVGKDRPVGLIHIDAHCDTSGLFDQTKFHHGGPFRNAVLDGVLDPTRTVQIGIRGPAEYLWEFSYESGMTVIHAEEISVLGIPAVIAKALQVVGDGPTYLSFDIDSLDPAFAPGTGTPEVGGLTTREVLELLRGLKGVNLVGGDVVEVAPQYDSNTNTAHAGAQVLFEILSLMVFSPSIGEK
- the tig gene encoding trigger factor, encoding MQVIETLAEGLKRELKVIIPAADMEAQMNERLADVKDKVRINGFRPGKVPAGHLKKMYGKSVMAELVNEIVRDRPSAILSERGEKSATQPEVAMTEDEAEADKILNAQADFEFTLAYEVIPAIELKPVDGIKIVREVVEVSEDEVNEQIMKIAESARTFATKDGAAADGDRVTMDYLGKVDGVPFDGGKDEDAELVIGSNRFIPGFEEQLVGLKAGDEKVINVTFPTEYPAANLAGKDATFDITVKEVAAPAETEINDELATKLGLESVDKLKEIVRGQIESQYGNVTRQKIKRQILDQLDEMYKFEAPSRLVDAEFDNIWRQINTDLQQSGKTFEDEETTEDAAREEYRALAERRVRLGLVLSEIGEKAAIDVTEEEMQRALYAQLQQFPGQEKQIIDFFRNTPGASASLRAPIFEEKVMDKLISEVNVTDKTVTKEELLAEDEDGDDTKPAKKSAKKKAAKAEDASAEGEEAAPKKKAAAKKKAADEGDAE
- a CDS encoding aminotransferase, whose product is MSLASFNPRVARLATPPIPSVFGWGRAYDGAAGPLIDLSQAAPGHPPHADLLAWLAQAAGSAEACGYGAIEGELVLRQAYCTHLSELYGAGFTPEQIHITAGANQAFICAAMALAGAGERIALTDPFYFNHDTTLAMLGIETVALPCDSDNGFLPDLDRAEQVVKSGIKALALVTPNNPTGAVYPKDLLADLYRLCRAHGVWLIVDETYRDFLEPDFGRPHDLFSQPDWPEGLIQIYSFSKSFAIPGHRLAAICADRTVVEQIAKIMDNLQICAPRAAQIALAKALPVLDGWRADNAAEIARRTVALRHAFEFLPQWHLASIGAYFAFARHPFGQAASIDVAEQLARRAGILAVPGGFFGSRQEGYLRLAFANVDCPTIATLPDRLRTFTLAG
- the sthA gene encoding Si-specific NAD(P)(+) transhydrogenase; the protein is MYQYDLVVIGSGPAGRRAAIQAAKLSKKVLVIERGGHVGGVSVHTGTIPSKTLRETALNLTGWRERGFYGRSYRVKQEISADDLRRRLLITLDHEVDVLEHQFSRNRVHQLRGHAIFLDAHTLEVTKEDGEVQRVSANAILLAVGTRPHRPAHIAFDGVSILDSDDIVHIKDVPRSMVVIGAGVIGIEYATIFSALDTQVTVVEPRDSMLDFIDKEIVEDFSYQLRDRNMKLIFGQSAEKVEKEDGKCRVTLKNGRVLNSEMVLFAAGRVGATDTLNLAACGLEADNRGRLKVNPETFQTDVPNIYAAGDVVGFPSLASTSMEQGRIAARHAVGAPSGEPPQYFPYGIYAVPEISTCGLTEEEVKQRAIPYECGIAHFRETSRGHIMGLDSGMLKMIFSLKTRRLLGVHIVGEGATELVHIGQAVLNLKGTVEYFVENTFNYPTLAEAYKIAGLDAWNRMGELKVEKTVKNAAQ